TTGGCTGTTACTAACTATATATTGAGAAATCCCATATATAAAGGATATCAGACTTATGGCAAAACAACATGTAAAGGTGATGCCAAAGGACGGGTCAAGCCCTCAGAATGGGTAATTTCACTAAAGCCTTCAGAGGAATTGGTAATTATACCGGAACATATATGGGAAGAGGTACAGCGAATAAGACGAGTCAGAACACCAAAATGCTACAGGGAAGAAAACTTAGACTACAATAATTATCCCATGCAAACCAAAAGTCCATTATTGTTGGTTGGGCAGGTAAAGTGCGGACGTTGCAGATCCGCCCTAACTACAGCTTATCATAAAAATACATGGGAAAACAAAGATGGTACTATAAAAGAAAAGTCCAAGCCTGTTTATCGGTGCAGCGGAAGGGCTGCAGGCAAGGTGGATTGTAACGGACAGGTAACATATAGCAAGGCGAAAATTGAGGGTATAGTACTGGATGAAATATATCAGTACCTTGATCAGTTGAATCAGGTGGATCTATCAGAGAAAATCGAAAAGAAAAAACTTAATAATATAAATGAAGAAAAAAGAGAATATAAAATTAAGAAGAAAAAGCTGGATGAATGCACCACAGAACTTGCAGCACTTAATAGCGAAGTGCCGAAATGCATTCTTGGGAAAAGTGAGTTTAGCCGTGATTTGCTTTCAGAATTGATAGATACCAAGACAAAGGAAATTAACGAGCTGGAAGCTCAGATAAAAATACTTGATAGTATAATGGAGGCAAAAATTGTTGAAATTAATGATATGGTTAGGCTGAAAAAAAAGATACCGGTATGGAAAGTGGAATTTGAAAAGGCTGAGCTGGAAAAAAAGAAAATGATGCTTGCGCAGATAATTGATGAGATAACAGTATGGCCTGATAGAGTCGACATAAAAGTAAAAATGTACATTAATGAATTTATATCCGGTATCAAAAACAAGAATTTTATGGAGTTAATTTATAGTAATGGCGGATTCATTGGACTGGAAACCCGGAATAAGCCAGAATGAAATATTAAGCAGAATACAGAGAAAAATCAGCCCTGGTTCTATCGTACTTTTTCACAATGATACTGCACATACGGCAAAAATACTTCCAAGCATAATAAAGACTCTGAAAAGCCAAAGCTACAGTTTTATTCCGGTATCAAAAATGATAATGAGGGATAATTATAAAATAGATTACGAAGGCAGGCAAAGACCGAAAAACTAATTGCTTTTTCTTAATGTTAAGTATGTTGGCTATAGATTACATAAAAAGAGCAAAAAATGTAAAACATAAAAACAATATCTTGTTTTCTCACTCGTATATGAAAAGAGGTTTAGCTAATGCTTTTGGCAGGTATAGTCAGTGGAGATGACAATTCAAGAACAGCGAATATCATAAATTCCATATTTACGGCAGCAGGAAGAAAAGTAAGCATCCTTGATTCAAAAATCCTCAATGAATTGAAACAGAACCAAATAAAAGACTATATGAAGGAACTGGAAAAGAATAATGTAGATATATTGATTTTGAAAATCAACTTTTCGGATCTCAATAATTCTGCATTTGAGTCTTTGAATTTTGATATCATGGTTTATAATGATAAAGCCGATTATATTAAAGTAGCAAATGTAAATAACGATCAGGCAGCTCTTGAAAAGGCAAAAACGCTACTTGACGAAAAGGGAATAGTTATTGTTAATATAGACGATAAGGAGCTTATCAGACTGCTTCAGGGAATGAAATACTATGTTGTTACTTATGGATTCAATTCAAAAGCCAGTATGACTACCTCAAGTGTTGGAGACATATTAGATAAAGACAGCTTTATGTGCTGTCTGCAAAGAACAATTTCTGCCACAAACGGGCAGACTATAGAACCTCAGG
Above is a window of Clostridia bacterium DNA encoding:
- a CDS encoding recombinase family protein, which codes for MDSQQIIVDCLYRVSSKIQVDKDDIPMQRKACHEFIEKQPNWVLGMEHYEKGVSGYKVSSDKRDILQQVRERAEKKKFHVLLVFMFDRLGRREDETPFIVEWFHKKGIQIWSTKEGEQRFDSRVDKLLNYIRYWQSGGESEKTGIRVNEKHTQMVKEGLYRGGVPPYGYRLIKSGVENRKGKELVKLAIDEEESKTVKTIYSLAYEQGYGGYRIAKYLNEHGISPRKGTSWGLAVTNYILRNPIYKGYQTYGKTTCKGDAKGRVKPSEWVISLKPSEELVIIPEHIWEEVQRIRRVRTPKCYREENLDYNNYPMQTKSPLLLVGQVKCGRCRSALTTAYHKNTWENKDGTIKEKSKPVYRCSGRAAGKVDCNGQVTYSKAKIEGIVLDEIYQYLDQLNQVDLSEKIEKKKLNNINEEKREYKIKKKKLDECTTELAALNSEVPKCILGKSEFSRDLLSELIDTKTKEINELEAQIKILDSIMEAKIVEINDMVRLKKKIPVWKVEFEKAELEKKKMMLAQIIDEITVWPDRVDIKVKMYINEFISGIKNKNFMELIYSNGGFIGLETRNKPE
- a CDS encoding glutamate ligase, whose amino-acid sequence is MLLAGIVSGDDNSRTANIINSIFTAAGRKVSILDSKILNELKQNQIKDYMKELEKNNVDILILKINFSDLNNSAFESLNFDIMVYNDKADYIKVANVNNDQAALEKAKTLLDEKGIVIVNIDDKELIRLLQGMKYYVVTYGFNSKASMTTSSVGDILDKDSFMCCLQRTISATNGQTIEPQEYKLRIEATGMDVYNVLAAAAFAVVNGIDLSGVEQLTLV